Part of the Uloborus diversus isolate 005 chromosome 2, Udiv.v.3.1, whole genome shotgun sequence genome, TCATCGGGAAAGTCGTATGGTGTCATGTACTACAACAATATGTACACTTTACAGATTCGCATTCATGTGGACCAAAAGGTGCAAGTGCCAGAGATGAATCAGGAAGAGCATGTGTGATTCAGTCACGTACACTACAAGAACTTGTACGTATTTGCAAAAGAGCGACTGGATCTCGTAACGTGCAATTTACAATTGACTAtatcaaagtaatttttgatgaatcagtagaaaatcaaaatattttggctgAAGAAGCAAATCATCCACAATTGCACAACTCCATTCAACCTCAAACTCAAGTACCTTCCTGTCCACTGGTGCTTCAAACATCTGTAATGGCACCGATAGACTGTGCTCAACCAGATGTTGAAGATGAACTCGAGTTGAACGAAAATATCAATGAAATCAGAAGAAAGACTCGTGATAACATTGTTAATATCGGACATGAAATGAAAGCTGAAGAGTTAGCTTGGTTTTTCTTGTTTCCGTACGGCATAAATGGCTTTAAAACATCAAGAGCAGTCAGTATCACTGCATTAGATTACTTTCAAAGCCGAATTCTAGGCAATGATTTACGATTTCAAAGCAATGATTATCTCTTTTATGCTTTATCGATGTTCGAATATGAACGAGTTAAATCTACCATATCTGCttgtactaaaaaaattcatgGACAAGATGGCATGATCGAAGACGttcatttgtatttaagaaattTGAGAGGTTCTGCAGCCTATTGGAGAGGGGCTTTAAATGAACTCGTAGCCCAGATTAAATGTCTGGGGCCACCAACTTACTTTGTCACCTTCAGCTGTAATGATTTGCATTGGACTGACATGAAAAAGGCGTTGTTGATTGTCGACGATCGCTCCGACGAAGATCCAAATGACTTGGACATTATATCGACACAGCGCCTTATAGAACAATATCCAGTGATTGTTAGTCGTCATTTTATGGTCAGAGTAAATGCTCTCATGAAGTTAATCCTCCGCAACAATAAAATCCTGGGTGGCAAAGTAAATGACTTCTGGTGGCGCGTTGAGTTCCAAAATCGTGGCAGTCCCCATCTGCACATGATTATTTGGATTGAAAATCATCCTTCGTTCGAAACACCTGAAGGAATCCTAAAACTTGACGAAGTTCTGACCTGTGAATTACCCCCCGTTGACGATGAACTTTATGAGATCGTCAAAAAGTGCCAAATACATCATCATACGCATACGTGTGAGAAAAATAACTCTGATACCTGCCGATTCAACTTTCCCAGAAAAGTTTGCACTGAAACACGCATCATCGCTCATACATCAGATGAGTTCATTCGTAACGGTGGAAGAATTTGCCTCTTGAAACGCCGACCCAAAGAGAGTTATGTGAATAACTATAATAAGTCACTTCTTTTGATATGGAAGGGCAACATGGATATTCAACCATGTGGCTCCAATGAATCTATAGCATATTACGTCGCTAAGTACATATCCAAGTCCGAACCCACACAGTTAAATTCCAGCATTGCACAGGCGATTCAACAAATCCGCCGAGATGAGACAAATATTTCTcgcaaacttttcaaaatatgtatgcGTCTAATGAGTGAGCGACAAGTTTCGGCATGCGAGTGTGTTTTTAGACTCTGCCATTTAAATTTACGAGACAGTTCAAGACAATGTGTTTTCCTCAACACCAGAAAACCCGAGCAAAGATACAGAGTATTAAAATTCAACGAAGCGGGAGATAACACCGGACTGTGCGCAAACATCTTTGATAGATACGAAAAAAGACCTCTggagcatcaaaatttcaactttgcgAACATGACCTTGATGGAATTCGCCATGAAATTTAAACCATATTACGCGAAACCACAAAGCAAAGAATTTGTTGAGGAGAGTATTGACATTGACGTTTATAATGATAATGTTCcccataagagaaaaaaaaaagaattgattaCTTTGATGGACAattgtaaaatagaaataagaaaTGTAACTGCTGTTGTAAGAGTTCCATACTTCGTTGCCTCCACTGATCCGGAGAATTTTTACTATAGTCTTCTTCTGCAATACATGCCCTACCGCTCGGAGCAAGAACTACTTGAAGGATTTAATTCTTCAAAAGAAGCCTTTCTTGCTCGAGAAGAGGCTTTAAAAAGAAACAGCGAGCAAATGGAAGAATATCGAGAACGAGATAGACAACTGGAGAATGCCTTTAACCAAGCTCACGCATTCGAAATACTCGATGCAGAACCGCTTGAATTGCAGGAAGACGTTGACGAAGAAGTTTTGGAACAACAAATAATGGACgacattcaatttcaaaatgcAGTCCAAGCAATGAACTTGCGTCAAAAAGACATATTCAAGTACATTACATCAAGTATTCAAGACCAATTGGGTGGCAGCCAACACCGAGAAAGACTTTTCATCACTGGCCAAGCTGGCActggaaaaacatttcttttcaatctaCTGAAAAATCAAGTCAACCGATGTTACGCCAAGCCAGTAGTCAAAGTATGTGCTTTAACAGGTGTAGCTGCACGATTGGTTGGAGGATCCACATTACACAACTCGTTGAAATTACCAGTTCAAAAAGATGGTCGTATTGTGGAAATGCCTTTACTAACTGGAATATGTCTCCAAACTATGCGTCGACTTTGGACAGACATTGAATTCTTCTTCATTGATGAAATATCCATGGTACCGTACGAGATGCTATGCATGATTGACTCGCGTTTGAGGCAATTAAAGAACACTGACAATTTTTTTGGAGGCCTTAACATTCTAGTATTTGGTGATCTAATGCAGCTTCCACCTGTGAGAGGAAGACAAATATTCCAACAGCCCGAGCACATGATTCCTGCTACTGACTTatggaaacttttttctttggtaGAATTGGTGGACAATATGAGACAGCAAGGAGACATGTTGTTCGTTGACCTCTTAAATGCTCTTAGAATTGGTGAACTCTCGGCACAGCATATGGCTGTTTTACTTGAGAGAGAAAGTTCTGATATGGATGGAGAGTTTTCCATTGAAAGAGCCTTAAGAATCTACCCAACTAACAAGCAGGTAGATGAACATAACAATCGAGTTCTCCAGTATTTCAGGAGCAAAAATACTAGTATCTACAAAATTCGTGCCCAAGATCAACTAATCGATGCAACAAAAAAACTCAACGAAAATACAAGTATCGATAGCATCATTTCAAAAGACATTAACAAGACCGGAGGTTTACCGCGAGAATTAGAAATTTTCGTAGGAGCTAAGGTTATGTTAAGAGCCAATATTGACGTCACCAAAGGTCTTGTTAATGGAGCTATAGGATTTGTAAAAGAGATTGTTTGGCCATATTTTCGCAGAGCTCAAGTGTATGCCGAGGACATCCCATCTGTTCTCATCAATTTCGGTAAAGACGGCATACACAAAATCGAGCCGAAATCCATTCAATTTCCAGCTTTATACAGTTATGGAACTGCCGAAAGGCGAATGTTGCCGTTGATTTTGTCGTGGGCTTCAACTGTACATAAAATGCAGGGAAGTACTGTGGACTATGCAGTTGTCTATCTTGGAAATAAACTATTTGCTGAAGGACAAGCGTACGTAAGCTTGAGCAGAGTAAGATCTCTTGCTGGACTCCGGATAGAAGAGCTCGACTGCACAAAATTAACTGGCAAGAAGCCTTGCAATAATGATGCTCTTGTGGAAATGGAGAGAATGCGGAGGTACagtgaaaatgatgaaagaataCGAAATAGTACTGtcaaaaatgcttgaattttcaaTGTGGACTAGACCTACTGGGCAaaccacaatttaaaaaaaaaaaaaaaaaaacgtttctgacTATTTACCTCTCAAGTGGTGTGGAAAAAGTAGCATTTTGCATGTGTCTAGTGATGTGATATACTAGAAATATTggtattttgtaattaaaactaaaaagtagaaaataaaaataataaaaaaaattttaaaaacatgcttttctttttttcattcaaaaaaattaactaaaaagtggaaaataattttcttttatcacaaaaaatttatcctatataacacataagttaacatcagacctattgtattacgatacattgaaattatcatttaaatttctgactC contains:
- the LOC129216803 gene encoding uncharacterized protein LOC129216803, producing the protein MFEYERVKSTISACTKKIHGQDGMIEDVHLYLRNLRGSAAYWRGALNELVAQIKCLGPPTYFVTFSCNDLHWTDMKKALLIVDDRSDEDPNDLDIISTQRLIEQYPVIVSRHFMVRVNALMKLILRNNKILGGKVNDFWWRVEFQNRGSPHLHMIIWIENHPSFETPEGILKLDEVLTCELPPVDDELYEIVKKCQIHHHTHTCEKNNSDTCRFNFPRKVCTETRIIAHTSDEFIRNGGRICLLKRRPKESYVNNYNKSLLLIWKGNMDIQPCGSNESIAYYVAKYISKSEPTQLNSSIAQAIQQIRRDETNISRKLFKICMRLMSERQVSACECVFRLCHLNLRDSSRQCVFLNTRKPEQRYRVLKFNEAGDNTGLCANIFDRYEKRPLEHQNFNFANMTLMEFAMKFKPYYAKPQSKEFVEESIDIDVYNDNVPHKRKKKELITLMDNCKIEIRNVTAVVRVPYFVASTDPENFYYSLLLQYMPYRSEQELLEGFNSSKEAFLAREEALKRNSEQMEEYRERDRQLENAFNQAHAFEILDAEPLELQEDVDEEVLEQQIMDDIQFQNAVQAMNLRQKDIFKYITSSIQDQLGGSQHRERLFITGQAGTGKTFLFNLLKNQVNRCYAKPVVKVCALTGVAARLVGGSTLHNSLKLPVQKDGRIVEMPLLTGICLQTMRRLWTDIEFFFIDEISMVPYEMLCMIDSRLRQLKNTDNFFGGLNILVFGDLMQLPPVRGRQIFQQPEHMIPATDLWKLFSLVELVDNMRQQGDMLFVDLLNALRIGELSAQHMAVLLERESSDMDGEFSIERALRIYPTNKQVDEHNNRVLQYFRSKNTSIYKIRAQDQLIDATKKLNENTSIDSIISKDINKTGGLPRELEIFVGAKVMLRANIDVTKGLVNGAIGFVKEIVWPYFRRAQVYAEDIPSVLINFGKDGIHKIEPKSIQFPALYSYGTAERRMLPLILSWASTVHKMQGSTVDYAVVYLGNKLFAEGQAYVSLSRVRSLAGLRIEELDCTKLTGKKPCNNDALVEMERMRRYSENDERIRNSTVKNA